One sulfur-oxidizing endosymbiont of Gigantopelta aegis genomic region harbors:
- the ychF gene encoding redox-regulated ATPase YchF yields the protein MGFKCGIVGLPNVGKSTLFNALTKAGIQAENYPFCTIEPNVGIVPMPDPRLDVLAEIVNPERILPTSMEFVDIAGLVAGASKGEGLGNKFLANIRETEAIAHVVRCFENDDIIHVSGKIDPIDDIEIINTELTLADLDSVEKAHHKAVKNSKSGNKEALARKILLEKVMEHLDKGETARTLGLNDDEKLEIRDLQLLTLKPTVYVANVDEDGFENNPFLDKVQQFADQEGSEVVSVCAAIESEMVELDAEELKEFLDDLGLEEPGLNRVIRAGYKLLDLQTYFTAGVKEVRAWTIPVGATAPKAAAVIHTDFERGFIRAEVIAYEDFAAFKGEAGAKEKGKLRVEGKDYIVQDGDVLHFRFNV from the coding sequence ATGGGATTCAAATGTGGCATAGTCGGCTTACCCAATGTCGGTAAATCAACCCTTTTCAACGCCTTAACCAAGGCTGGTATTCAGGCAGAAAACTACCCCTTTTGTACTATCGAACCCAACGTTGGCATCGTTCCCATGCCCGATCCGCGCTTAGATGTGCTGGCTGAGATCGTGAACCCAGAACGCATATTGCCAACCTCAATGGAATTCGTTGATATTGCGGGCTTAGTGGCGGGCGCATCAAAGGGTGAAGGTCTGGGCAATAAATTTCTCGCCAATATTCGCGAAACAGAAGCTATTGCTCATGTAGTAAGATGCTTCGAAAATGACGACATTATTCATGTCTCAGGAAAAATAGATCCCATAGACGACATAGAAATCATTAATACTGAGCTGACCCTAGCAGACTTAGACAGCGTAGAAAAAGCCCATCACAAAGCCGTCAAAAACTCCAAAAGTGGTAACAAAGAAGCGCTGGCCAGAAAAATACTGCTGGAAAAAGTCATGGAACACCTAGATAAAGGTGAAACCGCCAGAACACTCGGCCTCAATGATGACGAAAAATTGGAAATCCGTGACTTACAGTTGCTTACCCTGAAACCCACCGTCTATGTGGCCAATGTAGACGAAGATGGCTTTGAAAATAATCCCTTCCTCGACAAAGTACAGCAATTTGCTGATCAGGAAGGCTCAGAAGTCGTCAGCGTCTGTGCCGCCATCGAGTCAGAAATGGTTGAATTAGATGCCGAAGAACTCAAAGAGTTTTTAGACGACCTAGGCCTAGAAGAACCTGGCTTAAACCGCGTTATCCGCGCTGGTTACAAATTACTTGACCTGCAAACTTACTTCACCGCCGGTGTCAAAGAAGTGCGTGCCTGGACTATCCCGGTTGGCGCAACAGCCCCTAAAGCGGCTGCAGTCATCCACACCGACTTTGAACGTGGCTTTATCCGCGCAGAAGTCATCGCCTACGAAGACTTCGCAGCGTTCAAAGGCGAGGCAGGTGCCAAAGAAAAAGGCAAGCTTCGAGTAGAAGGCAAAGACTACATTGTCCAAGACGGTGACGTATTACACTTTAGGTTTAATGTCTAA
- a CDS encoding Dam family site-specific DNA-(adenine-N6)-methyltransferase, whose protein sequence is MLKNTKTPYKSKVPFLKWAGGKRKIIDKIKALLPEGQRLIEPFCGSATVFLNTDYSKNLIADTNKDVINIYHHLQQKETTFVEYASQFFIPANNDADKYYEFRKTFNETDNKQLRAALFLYLNKHGYNGLCRYNSSGGFNVPFGKYKKVSFPEAYIYEFIEKSNNAEFVNQDFETTMANAKQGDVIYCDPPYVLSNDSNSSFKYQKNGFSIEQQKKLAELAEELAKKGIPVLISNHFTDFTKEIYKNSEQITFGVKRTISCKGNDRQEASEVLALFK, encoded by the coding sequence ATTTTGAAAAATACAAAAACACCCTATAAATCCAAGGTTCCATTTTTAAAGTGGGCCGGTGGCAAACGTAAAATCATTGATAAAATAAAAGCATTACTACCCGAGGGACAGCGATTAATAGAACCTTTTTGTGGCTCAGCAACCGTATTTCTTAATACGGATTATAGTAAAAATCTCATCGCAGACACCAATAAAGATGTTATTAATATTTATCATCACCTACAACAAAAAGAAACAACATTTGTTGAATATGCTAGCCAGTTTTTTATTCCAGCAAATAATGATGCAGACAAATACTATGAATTTAGAAAAACCTTTAATGAAACTGACAACAAGCAGTTAAGAGCTGCACTTTTTTTATATTTAAACAAGCACGGTTACAATGGCCTATGCCGATACAATTCATCTGGCGGCTTTAATGTCCCCTTTGGAAAATATAAAAAAGTGAGTTTTCCAGAGGCTTACATTTATGAGTTTATAGAAAAAAGTAATAATGCCGAGTTTGTAAACCAAGATTTTGAAACCACAATGGCCAACGCTAAACAAGGCGATGTTATCTATTGCGATCCGCCTTATGTACTATCAAACGATAGCAATTCATCATTCAAATACCAGAAAAATGGCTTTAGCATAGAGCAACAAAAAAAATTAGCAGAATTAGCAGAAGAATTAGCCAAGAAAGGAATACCGGTACTCATTTCTAATCACTTTACTGATTTTACCAAAGAAATATACAAGAATTCAGAGCAAATAACATTTGGCGTTAAGCGCACGATCAGCTGCAAAGGAAATGACCGACAAGAGGCGTCAGAAGTCCTCGCACTATTTAAATAG
- the argA gene encoding amino-acid N-acetyltransferase — MSNSNTTPSNNSSSTDMLSTSAISTNAIETDFVQWFRNAAPYINAFRNQTFVIYFSGDVLADNEFPSFVHDISLLNSLGVKLVLVHGARSQIDKRLTDLGIKSEYVHGLRVTDSKTMQVIKEASGCIRLNIEALFTTSLKYTPMAGSQINIISGNFVIAKPKGIIDGIDYLHTGDIRKIDTHSFLRSLSAGDVILLSPVGYSPTGESFNINGEDLATQSSIELKADKLIFIDDSNGIRDENNKLLRDLTVNELKELIQSGAISENIKRHYQRIIHACESGVERVHMINRNIDGSLLLELFTQDGIGTLVSTDHLEDIRKATIDDVNGIIELIQPLEESGMLVKRSRERLETEINNFYVIERENSIIGCVALYIADNAMQAEVACMAIAPEYQSQGRGEKLFSHICKQSAKMGLKALFILTTQATHWFMEHGFVKKTLADLPSEKQALYNYQRNSAVYIKSL, encoded by the coding sequence ATGAGTAATTCTAACACAACTCCAAGCAACAACTCATCCTCAACGGATATGCTATCAACAAGTGCAATCTCAACAAACGCGATTGAAACAGACTTCGTGCAATGGTTTCGCAATGCTGCGCCCTATATTAATGCCTTCCGTAATCAAACTTTTGTTATTTATTTCAGTGGTGATGTGCTAGCAGATAATGAGTTTCCTTCTTTTGTACACGACATAAGCTTACTCAATAGTTTGGGGGTCAAACTCGTTCTGGTACATGGCGCACGCTCACAAATTGATAAACGGCTGACCGATTTAGGCATCAAGTCAGAATACGTCCATGGACTACGTGTTACCGATAGCAAAACCATGCAAGTGATCAAAGAAGCCTCCGGATGTATTCGTCTCAATATCGAGGCCTTATTTACCACCAGTTTAAAATACACCCCCATGGCAGGCTCACAAATTAATATCATTTCCGGTAACTTTGTGATCGCCAAACCCAAAGGTATTATTGATGGCATTGATTACTTGCATACCGGCGACATTAGAAAAATTGATACCCATTCATTTCTTCGCTCTTTATCTGCCGGTGATGTCATTTTGTTATCGCCAGTAGGTTATTCCCCAACCGGTGAATCTTTCAATATCAATGGTGAAGATCTGGCCACCCAAAGCTCTATCGAGCTAAAAGCCGATAAGCTCATTTTCATTGACGATAGTAATGGCATCCGTGACGAAAACAATAAACTCTTACGAGACCTCACCGTCAATGAGCTAAAAGAACTTATTCAATCTGGTGCTATCTCTGAGAATATTAAACGCCATTATCAACGCATCATACACGCCTGCGAATCCGGAGTAGAACGTGTACACATGATCAATAGAAATATTGATGGTTCACTACTCCTAGAGTTATTCACTCAGGATGGCATTGGTACTTTAGTCAGCACCGATCATTTGGAAGATATTCGCAAAGCCACAATTGATGATGTCAATGGTATCATCGAACTCATCCAACCATTGGAAGAATCCGGTATGCTGGTAAAACGTTCCCGTGAACGTTTAGAAACCGAAATTAATAACTTCTACGTCATAGAACGGGAAAATTCCATTATTGGCTGTGTCGCACTCTATATTGCAGACAATGCTATGCAGGCTGAAGTTGCCTGCATGGCAATCGCCCCTGAATATCAATCACAGGGTCGTGGCGAAAAACTTTTTTCTCATATTTGCAAGCAGTCTGCAAAAATGGGACTTAAAGCACTCTTTATTTTAACAACCCAGGCTACCCATTGGTTTATGGAGCACGGCTTTGTCAAAAAGACACTGGCAGATTTACCCAGTGAAAAGCAAGCCTTGTATAATTATCAACGCAATTCAGCCGTCTATATAAAAAGCTTATAA
- a CDS encoding sodium:solute symporter, translating into MSLSLPDLLALVAYLIVVMAIGLYFSRKNISTEEYFVGGRSFSGWVIGLSLVGTSISSITFLAYPGDAFKTAWLRYLPNLMLPVAIFVAAYVFLPFFRRGNTITAYEYLEDRFGPSIRVYGALTFILGQLVRISLILYLLSLLIHELTGLSAEMSIVLGGIFVAVYTIVGGIDAVIWTDVLQTIVLVVGGIFCLAVIVLSLPGGFEQIISVATEHGKLAFAELKGGELVPVDWSFSLQDKTGTMLLLLGLTAWLTEYSANQNTVQRFCASKSDTEARKAMFVCAFTSLPIWAFYMFLGTALYVFFQVFPTETAAQILNGEQKAEQILPYFINHYLPAGVAGIVIAAALAAAMSSLDSSINAISTVSIVDIYRRFSTTERSDKHYLRVAQLIAVLVSIIMIVGATLLINAETKTLQDTATILVSIVSGGVLGIYLLGFFTNLGDARAIWSGLILTALFTIWTILAKKSLLPDGWNLPFELYYTAIIGNFLMFMSGFLVAQFIFKRTDKVGDLSVWGRSA; encoded by the coding sequence ATGTCACTCTCTTTACCGGATTTATTGGCCTTAGTGGCTTATCTTATTGTTGTTATGGCCATTGGTCTGTATTTTTCACGGAAAAATATCAGTACAGAAGAATATTTTGTCGGTGGTCGTTCGTTTTCGGGCTGGGTGATTGGCCTGAGCCTGGTTGGAACTTCGATTAGTTCAATTACCTTCCTGGCTTATCCCGGCGATGCGTTTAAAACAGCCTGGTTACGCTATTTGCCCAATCTCATGTTGCCCGTTGCTATTTTTGTTGCTGCTTATGTCTTTTTACCCTTTTTTCGACGTGGTAATACTATTACGGCTTATGAATACCTTGAAGATCGCTTTGGCCCTTCGATTCGTGTCTATGGCGCTTTGACCTTTATTTTGGGTCAATTAGTGCGTATTAGTTTAATTTTATATTTATTGTCTTTATTAATTCATGAATTAACAGGATTAAGTGCTGAGATGTCGATTGTTTTAGGGGGCATTTTTGTGGCGGTTTATACCATCGTTGGTGGCATCGATGCAGTCATCTGGACCGATGTTTTACAGACCATTGTGTTGGTTGTGGGTGGTATTTTTTGTCTGGCAGTGATTGTGCTGAGTTTGCCCGGTGGTTTTGAGCAGATTATTAGTGTTGCTACTGAGCATGGTAAACTAGCTTTTGCAGAGCTTAAAGGGGGTGAGTTAGTTCCTGTCGATTGGTCATTTTCATTACAGGATAAAACCGGAACGATGTTATTGCTTTTGGGCTTAACGGCCTGGTTAACTGAATACAGTGCTAATCAAAATACCGTACAGCGTTTTTGTGCCTCCAAAAGTGATACTGAAGCGCGTAAGGCAATGTTTGTCTGTGCTTTTACTAGTTTGCCAATTTGGGCTTTTTATATGTTTTTAGGCACTGCATTGTATGTCTTTTTTCAGGTGTTCCCAACTGAAACTGCGGCGCAGATTTTAAACGGGGAACAAAAAGCTGAGCAGATTTTACCCTATTTTATTAATCACTATTTACCGGCTGGTGTTGCAGGGATTGTGATTGCAGCGGCCTTGGCAGCGGCAATGTCCTCATTGGATTCCAGTATTAACGCTATTTCCACTGTATCGATTGTGGATATCTATAGGCGTTTTTCCACAACAGAAAGAAGCGACAAACACTATTTACGTGTAGCACAGCTCATTGCGGTATTGGTGTCTATTATTATGATTGTGGGAGCGACCTTATTGATTAATGCGGAAACGAAAACCTTGCAGGATACAGCAACTATTTTAGTGTCTATCGTCTCTGGCGGTGTTTTAGGGATTTATTTATTGGGCTTCTTTACTAATCTAGGTGATGCACGTGCTATCTGGAGTGGTTTAATCTTGACGGCTTTATTTACTATCTGGACTATTTTAGCGAAAAAAAGTTTATTGCCCGATGGCTGGAATTTACCTTTTGAGCTTTATTATACGGCGATTATTGGTAATTTTTTGATGTTTATGAGCGGTTTTCTGGTGGCACAATTTATCTTTAAACGTACTGATAAGGTGGGTGATTTATCAGTTTGGGGACGTAGTGCTTAA
- the ilvD gene encoding dihydroxy-acid dehydratase yields MPEYRSRTTTAGRNMAGARALWRATGMKDDDFQKPIIAIANSFTQFVPGHVHLKDMGQLVAREIEKAGGVAKEFNTIAVDDGIAMGHDGMLYSLPSREIISDAVEYMCNAHCADALVCISNCDKITPGMLNAALRLNIPVIFVSGGPMESGKVVMNGKEVHLDLVDAMVAAVDDRVSDADTEIMERSACPTCGSCSGMFTANSMNCLTEALGLSLPGNGSLLATHADREELFLEAGRRIVDLAKRFYEQDDESALPRNIATFEAFENAMCLDISMGGSTNTILHLLAAAQEGEIAFTMDDIDRLSRKVPNLCKVAPSTQKYHMEDVHRAGGVMAILGELARADLLNMDVKMIHSDSLSEAIAHYDIAVSDDAKVRKMFSAGPGGVPTQVAFSQSKRWESLDEDRVDGCIRSKANAYSQDGGLAVLYGNIALDGCVVKTAGVDDSILCFTGPARIFESQDAAVAAILADEVVAGDVVIIRYEGPRGGPGMQEMLYPTSYLKSKGLGKACALLTDGRFSGGTSGLSIGHASPEAAEGGAIGLIEEGDLIAIDIPKRKIDVKISDEALEQRRQAMDAKGDSAWQPELLRVRNVTPALMAYAAMTTSASRGAVRDVSQLKRKF; encoded by the coding sequence ATGCCTGAATATCGTTCAAGAACTACTACTGCCGGTAGAAATATGGCGGGTGCAAGAGCGCTTTGGCGTGCCACTGGAATGAAAGATGATGACTTCCAAAAGCCGATCATTGCCATTGCCAACTCCTTCACTCAATTTGTGCCAGGCCATGTGCATTTGAAAGATATGGGGCAATTGGTTGCACGTGAGATTGAAAAAGCCGGTGGTGTGGCAAAAGAATTTAATACCATTGCTGTGGATGATGGTATTGCCATGGGCCATGATGGCATGTTGTATAGCTTGCCGTCACGAGAAATTATTTCCGATGCGGTGGAATATATGTGTAATGCGCACTGTGCTGATGCGCTTGTGTGTATTTCTAATTGCGACAAGATCACACCGGGTATGTTAAATGCCGCCTTGCGTTTAAATATTCCGGTTATCTTTGTTTCGGGTGGCCCAATGGAGTCCGGCAAAGTGGTCATGAATGGTAAGGAAGTACATCTTGATTTGGTGGATGCTATGGTTGCTGCCGTTGATGATAGGGTCAGTGATGCTGATACCGAAATTATGGAGCGTTCAGCTTGTCCAACCTGTGGTTCTTGTTCTGGTATGTTTACCGCCAACTCAATGAATTGCTTAACGGAAGCATTGGGTCTCTCTTTGCCTGGTAATGGTTCATTGTTGGCAACCCATGCGGATAGAGAAGAGTTATTTCTAGAAGCAGGACGTCGCATTGTCGATTTAGCAAAACGTTTTTATGAGCAGGATGATGAATCGGCTTTACCGCGTAATATTGCGACTTTTGAAGCTTTTGAAAATGCCATGTGCCTGGATATTTCCATGGGGGGGTCAACCAATACCATTTTACATTTGTTGGCAGCAGCCCAAGAGGGGGAAATAGCGTTCACTATGGATGATATTGATCGTTTATCCAGAAAGGTGCCTAATTTATGTAAAGTTGCCCCCAGCACGCAAAAGTACCATATGGAAGATGTGCATAGAGCTGGCGGAGTAATGGCTATTTTAGGCGAATTAGCGCGTGCAGACTTATTGAATATGGATGTCAAAATGATTCATAGTGATTCGCTGTCAGAGGCGATTGCACATTATGATATTGCGGTGTCTGATGATGCTAAGGTACGAAAAATGTTCAGTGCCGGCCCCGGTGGTGTTCCCACTCAGGTCGCTTTCAGTCAGTCAAAGCGCTGGGAAAGTCTGGATGAGGATCGGGTTGATGGTTGTATTCGTAGTAAAGCCAATGCCTATAGTCAGGATGGTGGTTTAGCGGTTCTCTATGGCAATATTGCCTTGGATGGCTGTGTGGTCAAAACGGCCGGCGTGGATGATTCTATTTTATGTTTTACCGGTCCTGCGCGTATTTTTGAAAGTCAGGATGCTGCGGTAGCGGCAATTCTAGCTGATGAAGTCGTAGCGGGTGATGTGGTGATTATTCGTTATGAAGGACCCCGTGGTGGACCGGGTATGCAGGAAATGCTGTACCCGACCAGTTATTTGAAATCCAAGGGTTTAGGTAAGGCTTGTGCTCTATTGACCGATGGACGTTTTTCCGGAGGCACTTCAGGCTTGTCGATTGGTCATGCTTCGCCAGAAGCGGCTGAAGGTGGGGCAATTGGTTTGATTGAAGAGGGTGATTTGATTGCTATTGATATTCCTAAGCGTAAAATTGATGTTAAAATCAGCGATGAGGCATTAGAGCAACGCCGTCAGGCAATGGATGCCAAAGGTGATTCTGCATGGCAGCCTGAGCTGCTGCGTGTGCGTAATGTGACTCCTGCTTTGATGGCCTACGCAGCGATGACCACATCGGCATCGCGTGGTGCAGTACGCGACGTTTCTCAGTTGAAAAGAAAGTTTTAG
- a CDS encoding PilZ domain-containing protein gives MAIAAEVDRREHPRHPVQLEVFVSPVKVTNTRLASRIINMSLLGCAIEPNDYVFTNKEKLAICFVASKEQCSMSTLIKAEVAHICDDYIGLSFESMGIEVIELLRSLLDEAKYF, from the coding sequence ATGGCAATTGCAGCAGAAGTTGATCGTCGTGAACACCCCAGACATCCCGTTCAGTTGGAGGTCTTTGTCTCGCCTGTCAAGGTAACGAATACCCGTCTTGCTTCCAGAATTATTAATATGAGCTTATTAGGCTGTGCGATTGAGCCTAATGACTATGTATTTACTAATAAAGAAAAGCTGGCCATTTGCTTTGTTGCTTCGAAAGAGCAATGCTCGATGTCAACGCTCATTAAGGCTGAAGTGGCTCATATTTGTGATGACTATATTGGCTTGTCATTTGAGTCGATGGGCATAGAAGTGATTGAGTTGTTACGTAGTTTACTTGATGAAGCGAAATATTTTTGA
- a CDS encoding TIGR04211 family SH3 domain-containing protein has product MDIPRQRTLLISLITLFLLLISSTSMALVQYVSDELVINMRSGKGNGFKIIKIVKSGTPLTVLEKDAGYTRARTPQGVEGWVLSRFLIKTPVARTLLSKAQSDVAQMKEKYDAMEGKLKTITVERDTLSSSEKQLLDYKEKLNVELTKLKKIAARPMQLEAENDQLRNDLVKIEAENRILKQEYQTLEDNSDQEWFMTGAGVLFGGMILGLIFPKLRSGQKKANWNRL; this is encoded by the coding sequence ATGGATATTCCAAGACAACGCACCTTACTCATAAGCCTCATTACATTATTTTTATTATTAATTAGCAGCACATCAATGGCATTAGTGCAATATGTTAGTGATGAGTTGGTGATTAATATGCGTTCAGGCAAAGGCAATGGCTTTAAAATAATTAAAATCGTCAAAAGCGGCACACCTCTCACCGTGTTAGAAAAAGATGCCGGTTATACTCGCGCCAGGACACCGCAAGGCGTTGAAGGCTGGGTACTCAGCCGTTTCCTGATAAAAACGCCGGTCGCCAGAACCTTACTCAGCAAGGCACAAAGCGACGTCGCGCAAATGAAAGAAAAATATGATGCCATGGAAGGTAAACTTAAAACCATCACCGTAGAACGCGACACACTGAGTAGCTCAGAGAAGCAATTATTAGACTATAAAGAAAAACTCAATGTAGAATTAACCAAGCTCAAGAAAATAGCCGCACGTCCCATGCAACTCGAAGCAGAAAATGATCAACTGAGAAATGATCTGGTCAAAATAGAAGCTGAAAACCGCATTCTAAAGCAAGAATATCAAACTTTAGAAGACAATAGCGATCAAGAATGGTTTATGACTGGTGCAGGTGTCTTATTTGGCGGGATGATTTTAGGCTTGATATTCCCTAAACTCCGTTCTGGTCAGAAAAAAGCGAACTGGAATCGTTTATAA
- a CDS encoding PilZ domain-containing protein: MHNKREYSRNSVSFNVGIELANGQRAKGTAINIGRGGMLLDKISGTILSKLDDVNLYLPINHSQNSYSIAAKVTRVDGTQIGLFFYSDPSEYLQEAFE, from the coding sequence ATGCATAATAAAAGAGAATATAGCCGTAATAGTGTCAGCTTTAACGTCGGAATCGAATTAGCCAATGGCCAACGAGCCAAAGGAACTGCCATCAATATCGGTCGAGGGGGCATGCTATTAGATAAAATATCCGGCACTATTCTATCCAAACTAGACGACGTTAACCTTTATTTACCCATCAATCATAGTCAAAATAGTTATTCCATTGCCGCCAAGGTCACTCGGGTTGATGGCACTCAGATCGGCCTATTCTTTTACTCCGATCCCTCCGAATATTTACAAGAAGCGTTTGAATAG
- a CDS encoding c-type cytochrome, producing METKDKDSEDLAHFQPVLSYEFKQLFYDADLSAGEEYFMRKCSSCHDSEKSDTHGKGPNLWNIFGRKAGTAKGFEYSDAMRQSGHIWNFATLNYYLTRTERAVPGRIMNFRGIRQDKYRAKLLLFLSTMNDVAPVLPK from the coding sequence ATGGAAACTAAGGATAAAGATTCTGAAGATTTAGCGCATTTTCAGCCTGTGTTGAGTTATGAATTTAAACAATTATTTTATGATGCTGATCTGTCTGCAGGTGAAGAATATTTTATGCGTAAATGCTCTTCTTGCCACGATAGTGAAAAAAGTGATACGCATGGTAAGGGGCCTAATTTATGGAATATATTTGGCCGCAAAGCGGGTACGGCAAAAGGTTTTGAGTATTCGGATGCGATGCGCCAGTCAGGCCATATTTGGAATTTTGCAACCCTTAATTATTATTTGACCCGTACTGAACGGGCAGTGCCGGGGCGTATTATGAATTTTAGAGGCATTCGTCAGGATAAGTATCGGGCAAAGTTATTACTTTTTTTAAGCACGATGAATGATGTTGCACCTGTTTTGCCAAAGTGA
- a CDS encoding Y-family DNA polymerase: MFCLVDCNSFYASCEQVFRPDLRNKPVVVLSNNDCFIVARSPQAKALGIGNLQTTAAIKPWMQQKNVTLFSSNYPLYGDLSARVMSTLKLFATHIEIYSIDEMFLYLEDHSNTQSIEAYGRHIKQTVYQHTALPVGVGIAPSKTLAKLASHAAKNIAKCQGVCVLDNKKKWDWMKKRTPVDNIWGISTRFAKRLADLNIYTALELANADPKYIRRYFNVCVERIIEELNGHACLSLDEIPNIRKQIYCSRSFANKTSNLQSILDATSLYVARACEKLRAQQSLCASIQVLLYCVSYENPLYNQQRVIQLPYPSNDTRLISNLARQVIKQIFKANIAYIKVGVGLLDLSEKKHQQLDLFHAGQAIKTDQLMNTMDKINQHYGKNSIYVAAEGVHKKWLMRQAYRSPSYTSQWDELPEVHC; the protein is encoded by the coding sequence ATGTTTTGTTTAGTTGACTGCAATAGTTTTTACGCCTCATGTGAACAAGTTTTTCGTCCCGATCTACGTAATAAGCCTGTCGTTGTACTGTCTAATAACGATTGTTTTATCGTCGCACGTTCTCCTCAGGCAAAAGCATTGGGGATCGGTAACCTACAAACCACAGCAGCCATAAAGCCTTGGATGCAACAGAAAAACGTCACCCTGTTTTCCAGTAATTATCCACTTTATGGTGATTTATCCGCCCGTGTCATGAGCACCTTAAAGTTATTTGCTACACATATTGAAATCTACAGCATCGATGAAATGTTTCTTTATCTTGAAGATCATAGCAATACTCAATCCATAGAGGCTTATGGACGCCATATCAAACAAACAGTTTATCAACATACAGCATTACCTGTTGGTGTGGGCATTGCACCCAGCAAAACACTGGCCAAACTAGCGAGCCATGCCGCTAAAAACATCGCCAAGTGCCAAGGCGTCTGTGTACTCGACAATAAAAAGAAATGGGACTGGATGAAAAAAAGAACGCCGGTCGATAATATTTGGGGGATCTCAACACGCTTTGCCAAACGTCTGGCCGACTTAAATATCTATACCGCATTGGAATTGGCCAATGCCGATCCTAAATACATACGGCGCTACTTTAATGTCTGCGTCGAGCGGATCATTGAAGAACTCAATGGTCATGCCTGCTTGTCACTGGATGAAATTCCCAACATCAGAAAGCAAATATATTGCTCCCGCTCTTTCGCCAACAAAACCAGCAATTTGCAAAGTATTTTGGATGCCACCAGCCTCTATGTTGCCCGTGCCTGTGAAAAACTGCGCGCACAACAATCGCTCTGTGCTTCAATACAAGTCTTACTCTATTGCGTCAGCTACGAAAATCCACTTTACAATCAACAACGTGTTATACAATTACCCTATCCCAGCAATGATACCCGACTCATTTCAAACCTTGCTCGCCAGGTCATTAAACAAATTTTCAAGGCCAATATCGCCTACATTAAAGTCGGCGTGGGCTTATTAGATCTCAGTGAAAAGAAACATCAACAATTGGATCTTTTTCATGCTGGACAAGCAATAAAAACCGATCAGCTTATGAATACCATGGATAAAATCAACCAGCATTATGGTAAAAATTCAATTTATGTTGCCGCTGAAGGCGTGCATAAAAAATGGCTCATGCGTCAAGCTTATCGCTCCCCGTCTTATACCAGCCAATGGGATGAACTACCGGAGGTTCATTGTTAG
- a CDS encoding LexA family protein, which translates to MKLLSIPLFLHSVPAGFPSPADDYMERSLDLNIYLIKHPAATYMARARGDSMEGSGIYDGDLLIVDRSLEAQQGQIIIAAIDGQLTCKILDKQNRCLRAANNNYSPIKLSEFSELIIEGVVIHSIRHHITPQS; encoded by the coding sequence ATGAAATTATTAAGCATCCCCCTCTTTCTCCATTCCGTCCCCGCAGGATTTCCATCCCCTGCTGATGACTATATGGAACGCAGTCTGGACTTAAATATCTACCTCATCAAACACCCGGCTGCTACCTATATGGCACGCGCTCGTGGTGATTCGATGGAAGGCAGTGGTATTTATGATGGTGACTTATTGATTGTTGATCGCAGTCTCGAAGCACAACAGGGGCAAATTATTATTGCCGCCATTGATGGTCAACTCACTTGCAAAATACTGGATAAGCAAAACCGCTGTCTACGGGCTGCCAACAATAATTATAGCCCAATCAAACTCAGTGAATTTTCTGAGCTCATTATCGAAGGCGTAGTGATTCACTCCATACGCCATCATATTACCCCTCAGTCTTAA